TAATTTATTGTACTACTCCTTAACTTACAACCTCTGCACTGGAAACGCCTAAACACCCACTGGGAGAGGGACTAAACTGGCAAACTTGGAGGAGGTGCGAGTGTAGTATCGTCAATCATGAACCCATTTTGCCCTTGTGCTGAATGCTAGGATGTATTTCACAATTTCCAGAGTTTCTGTAACCAAACACAGGGAGTAGAATATAAGGGATAGCAGACATTTCTAAAGTCGTCTCTGCAAGATCTAGGCATGGTGTGTTAGAAACTACTCCTCTGTCTTTcctcaaaacaatttttcttgctctttttgCCCCCCTGATTATTTTCCTTACCTTGACCTTCTGAAcctctcattgtttttgttttttcttcaggagactgtttttctttcatttgaggTCACTCCTTAAACTGCTGTCTTTTCCACATGTTAAGTTCTTCTTCCACATATTCCATGGAGCTGGGGTAGTGCTTCATGCAGTCCCTCTGTCTCTCCTTAAGGCAAGAGTCCCCCAGTTCTCCTCTTGGAACTGTTTGTATCTTAGGTCAGCTGTAGGGCCTTAGCCACTTCTCCTTCAGCTGGGCCCTCTTCCCCAGTTAGTTCTCAGGGTCAAAGAGTTCAGCAAGCAGGTCTACTCCTGCTATGAGGGAAGAGGCAGCATATATGCATGTCTGCTTCTTAAAGCTCATCTCAGTTGGCTGGGAGAAAAGGGAGCCTTGATTTGTCCATCTCCTTGTTCCAGgtccttaaagaaacagtaatgGGTTTTCCTCCCAAACACTACCTATTCCTGTGACCACTTCCTCTCTACCAAAATCTCTTACAACTTTGTTATATCAGACCCCTCAAAATCTTAAAGGGCCACACCAGGTGATGGAGAATGAGCTGACCCCAAGACCCCATTTCCTTAAAGGGGACAGACTACCATGTTTCAGTGCTACAAAAGCTGAGCAAGGCAAGACTGTGAGAGGGGAGATTGGATGGAGGGAAGGCAGCCATCAAAGGGTTTTGAGCCCTGAAGGAGAAGAAGGTTGGAAAAAATCAGTGTTATCTTGGGATAGAaaacaaaactgtgtgtgtgaggaTGATGGGGAGGATGTGGGAGTAATGTAGAAGCAGCTGCTGAGCACTACAGGTCCTCTGTTTTTATACCTAAAGAAACAGATTCCTATGTAGTGCTTGTTCCTAGATTGTCCTTGAGACAAGACGCTTTTTTTGATGGCTTTATAAGGTACAATACAAAGCTGTCAGAGTGTTTAGAACTATCTTGAACTTTTTTGCTTTCTGTCTTCTTCCAGGCCTTGACAGATGTAGATGAGACATACAGAAAGCCTGTACTGGGCAAAGCGTTCTACAGTGAACCTCAGCTGACTCTTACCAGGGTAAATAGCTTTCTAATAGCTTAACAACTGACTTTCTATGCCTTATTTTTGTAGTCGTTAAAAAGGTAGCATTTCCATCTGAAATTGTAGTAACTTTTACAGGTAACCCTAGAAGATTACTAAACTGAAAGAGTTCAGAGCAAAAATTCCCCTCCCATACACTTTTATTAGTCCTGTTTATTTTGTCCATTTGACAACACTTTGtctatagtcagtttcactgttaaTCTGTTAGTCATTTTAATGTCAGTCTGTTGAATATCATGAAGCTGTCCCTCTCATGTCCTGTGCTGGAGCTCACATGCTTGCTGTTTTCCCAGGCACCATGAGAGGGCATTTACCAGTTACAGCAAAGCTGAAACTGAGGAGgcaatagacagacagacacacatgaACAGCAAGGAAGAGGGTGAGGGGGGATGGGAGATGCATGTTTAATGTTGTTGCTTTGGGCCTGCTCAAAAGACCTTTCTAAATCTCAGCAGAGGAGCTGAGAAATCCTTGAACAAATTTATTATaaggaatttgtttttaaattggggACGTACTATTTAAATCTGTCTGGATAgattccccttctctctctcctccccctccctgctttttttaaatctatctgtTAAATATTCAAGGTGCCAGTGTTCTGCTTAAGCCCATTCATACTGGGGTGGCTTTCCATTAAGAAACCCTGTGGTTGGACATGCCAAGCAATCCAGTGTCTGTTTCACATGTCAGCATTACACATAATGCCAGCATAATAATTTCTTTTCCAACTTCAGCACCTTTACATTTTCAGAGTAATTAACTCATTATTTATCAGTTCTGCTATCCTAGGCATTTTTATGAATAGCAACTTGGTTTTGGCCGCTCACCTCCCGAAACGGCTCTCTTCTGGGGCTCCTTTAATGAGACAATGGGGCACCAAGGATCTATTTTTCTCCCTGAATAAAGTCCTGACATAGCTGTGATGTGAAACTTCGATGTTTGTCTCctggctgaggcagagaggatAGGGATTCTTTTAGAACTGATTGTTTTGGGGGTAGAGGGTGGTTTAGAGGTCATTGAACAACATGCTGACTCCTGTCTTTCCTGCCATACTGTTGGGTACTGCCTCCACGGCAGTATTGCCCCTGCAAACTAAACTCCCTATTAGTCATGAGATGCTAAAGGCACTCTTGCATAGTCAGTCTGGCAGATCTGTATGCGTGAGACACCCATTCACGTTGCTTCTTGGTCTAACTCTGGCAAAAATCTAATATTGGTTGATGATAAAATACTCCCCAATCATCATGTGTCCTGGCTGCTGTTTCTGGGCCAGGTGCTCAGTGCTTCATTTAGGAGGGGAGAATGAAAACCTCTGTTTATGAATGTGATTGTTTACCTGAATGTTCCCTTGCAGCTGTTTGACAGACTCAAACTGCAGGAGTCCTTGATAAAGAAGGGAGCTGACTCAAGGACTGCAACAgaggagccagccctgacaaaTGAATCAAAGACCCTTGGACGGAAAGCTGGGTCGGGATGGGGGAGAGCAGAGGACGAGTGTGGGATGCAGAAATTTTTGGGTGGAGCTGGAGAAAAGACAACAAATGACAACTTGCATCTGGCAGTCAGGAATAAGGCTGACCTGCCGAGCAGGACTCCCCAGACAGAGGGCACTAGTGCAGGGGGTGCTAATGCAAAAGGCCAGCCATGGAAAAAGCGGAGGCCCAAAGTGGATTATCAGCAGGTGTTTACACGTCATATAAACCAGATATTTATCCGAGGAGAGAATGTCTTGCTTGTTCATTTAGCACATTGacttggctgagccttaatcagtatATTTAATGCACAGCATGAATTGCAGCTACAGCTCTGGGCTACTTAGTTATGATACCATGGTACTTCACAACAATGGTGTTTCCCTTCCTTCAGCCATAACAGGACAAGGGAAATAGTTGCAAGTTTGTTGGAGGCTGCTGCATCTTGAGCCAGCTGCCAGATCAGCCTCGCTAGACCTCTTCCATTCAAGGGGTTGAAGGCAAGTTCAGCAAGAGTTTGCTTCTGCAAGATGAGGAAATGAGAAGAATCCTCAAGGCAGGACAAGAGGCTTCTTAACAGGATAAATTAAGAGGGTTGAGGAGTGACATCAGTGTGCTTGGTTATGGAACAAAATAGTCACCCCACATTTAAAGACCCTGTGACTCAGCATACAAGTCTAAAATGAGTGACCACTGCTAAATACGCTCTCATAATTGCAAGAGAAATTGGTTTCTAATGAAACCAACAACTTATGTAATATtagttaataataatttaaagtcTGGCAAAGAATAACTCTTGTATCTTAATGTATAAGGGAATTAACAGCCTATGCAAAAGAGGGACAACCACAATGGCATTAACCATTAGTGTCCTGCTGTGGCAGGCACAGCTCTGTAAATGCACCCCAATCCTGAGCTGCAGCACGCCTGCCTtttgaacaaagactgaatgtTGAGGTGGTCTGATGTGTCTAAataaggagggggtgggggaacccTCTTTGTCAGGATTTGAACTTGTCTCCATTGGGATAGCTTGTGCTGTTACCCACCTGCCATGCTTTCTGCTTGCACCGCCAGCCAGCAGTCAAAGTAGTCAATCCAATAACTTTCTTACTGGGAATTTCTGTATGAAACACAAGAAATCATACTCCAGTCTTTTGTATTTCTTATCATCCATTTGCCACACAGTCTCACATTTCACCGTTATACTATGTACTTTTCTTGTCAAATTTGAAAAATAGCTTGCACTCAGCACAGTCGTACTGTATCGAAGCGCCTTTGAAGTTCCCTCTATTGAAATGTGAGATGCTGTCTCTCCAGCAGTTCTGATGGGAACACAAATCTTACTGATTCTTTCCAGATAGTATATCTATATGAATGTGCTCCCTCTAATTCCAGTTGAATTGAATTTCAGAGGTTTACTTAATGTTTCTATGAAACATAAAAATTAATTCCAAGCCCCAGCAAATCAGTGGTTTAATTTCAGTAGTGTTCCCTCTTTGTATCTAAATCACTGAAGAATAGCCTCAAACCACTGCAGTATATAAACTGTTCAACAGCTattggtcccttctagccttaggcTCTAGGAATTTatcattaggtcatctagtctgacctcttggcATATGACACACAGATTGAATCTGtgactgtcctcttcattatttaccactctcccaaagTGATTTGGATCGCTTGATAAACTGGGTTCAAGCAAACAAGCATTTACACTTAGCCATCTTAAAatgcatacatctaggaacaaagaatataagtCATACAGGATAAGgagactatcctgggaagcagtgacattgaaaaagattttggggtcatgACGGATAATCacctgaacgtgagctcccaatgtgatgctgtgggcAAGAGAGTAATGCAATCGTGGGATGCATAAATGGGTATCTTTAGTAGGACTAGAGAGATTCTTTTTACCtctgtacacctctaccttgatataaaagtttcacctataatacggtaagattttttggctcctggggacagcgttatattgaacttgctttgatccaccagagtgtgcagccctgcccccccggagcactgctttactacattatatccaaattcgtgttatatcaggtcacattacatcggggtagaggtgtatttggcattggtgcaactgctgctggaatactttgTTTTCCAGTgccaacaattcaagaaggatgctgataaattggagagagttcagaaaagagccacgagaatgattaaagattagaaaacctgccttctagtgaTAGACTCCAAGAGCttgatctatttagcttaacaaagagaaggttaagaagtgacttgattacagtcttagtaacatatttaataatgggcttttcagtttATCAGAATGAGGtacaacatgatccaatggctggaagttgaagctagacaaattcagattggaaataaggtttaaatttttaacagtgagagtaattaaccactggaacaatttatcatgGTTTGTGGTGGATTCCCTATCattaaccattttaaaatcaagaatagGTGTccttctagagcagatctttagcCATTATTTTGAGgcagttctctggtctgtgttctacaggaggtcagactagatgaccacaatggtaccttctggctttggaatttaTATCCATAGGCTATTACATTTctcctgtattgatctcttatcTGATGCTGCATAGCAACTCCCCCACTAAAAATGAGGATTAAGACCATCCAGCATTCTGATGCGAGAACAACTTAATGCTTTATAACCTGAGTCATAATGCAATAAAGTGTCAGTCCTAGAATTTACTGGTTATATAAAACCTTAGGAGTAGAATTTTGCTGTTAAGTGAtgtataaattatttataattaGGAATACATCTGATACACAGGAGTTTCTGGACATTCAAAACAGCCTTTTgtctggggggttgtttgaaacTTCTATAAACATTTCAAATAAAGCATCTATGGGGACTTGGATGACTGATGGGATAAGTCTCTGAGTtgccagttcaaatccagtctGCGATAATAAGGACTGAAAATGAAATGGAATTAATCACTGTCACTGAAGACTGTAGTGggaataaaacaaatttaataagATTCTGAAAACTTGCTATGAAAAAAGTGAATTACTGTAACTTCTTATAATTAAGGATAGCTTTGTTACCAAACCACTGCCTAATCTCAGACTTTGGCCACTGAAAAGGCTTCTCTGGTCATAGGCTCTGTCCATCCCTCTTTTGAGCTATTTTCCCTAGTTTTAAAAAGCCTTCTATTgatttcttccttctccctgcgGTCCTTTCTAAAATCTTGGAGCCGAAATCTTAATTTTATATATGCCCGTAATTCACTCAGCCTTTCCAGTTTGGCTTTCTATCAGATCACTTTATTGTTGCTTGAGGTTGCAGCCAAAGATTTTACTTCTGTTCTTGACTTCTCAACATCTTCTATCACTGAGAGTCACTGACTTCTTTTTTTCATTGCCTCACTTGTTTTTCTGACTGTAATCCAGTGATTTTCTTCTCTCATTTTGTTATTTAGGGTATTGTGGGATGACCATTTCTCTGTCCCAGCCAATGGGCTCTGTTCTTGGTCCCCTCGCTGGGTGTGATTATCTCTGTTCAGGCCCAATCATAGGGTAACATTTAGttgttctttcctttcctttttctcatATACCCATAATTCTTGCTTGATTTCATTTCCACTTAGACTAAAGCCACTTGCCTTATATGACCAAGATGAATGTTTTCTCTTCATCTCCATGCTTACTTGTTGTTGATAATACTCCCATCAATCTGGTTGCTGCTGCTTCTATGAGTCTTGATGTTATCTTCAACTAACAACTTTTTTCCACCCTTTTCTCTTGTTAAACCTTGCAGATATCACCTTCTAAACATCTCTCTGTAGGCTTCCTATTTACATTACAGTAAATCCTGATCCTTGAGCTGCTTGTTTTGTGCCTTGCTTTTCCAAAATCTTCTCTTCAGCCACCTCAGTTGACTAACCACCCAACACATGTACTTTTTTGCTCTTTCACCATTCATGTTACTCCTGCTTTCATTTCAATGTCTTGCTGTCCATCTGTGctgtcaatttaaaaattctttcttACAGTACAGTGCTTGATCTGGTCCTTCTTCCTTTTATTGCCTCTTTCATATCTCCACATATTTCTAAATAGTCCTCTTCTTTATATAGCCCTAGAGCTGgtgctttcttcccctcccccacctttttctgatattctgtgatttttaaaatccatctgCAAAATTGTTTATTATGAACTTTGTCTCTTTGTGAGTGGAAGGTATTGTCACTCAGCCACAAACAAGTCAATAGTGATCCTGTGTTTCTTTTATGCATATGCAGTACTTTGGATAAAAGTTACTATACAAGGGCTTGTCTACTTGGGCAGtcattctggaatagctattcctaattaactccatgtgtggacatgGTTAATCTGAACTTAAAATACTAACTGGAATAGATAATATGCTCTAAATTCATACTCTTCCTTATTCTGGTAACTTTTATATGTCAACAAGCCCTGAATAAAAATCTGTGATCTTCTGGAATGAATTCTTCTACATCATCTAAATcttcattaatatttgcaaaacagtgtttaaaaatagtttgtttgtttatatttttttatttgatttttttttttccccctcctgggttGTTTTTGCCTAAAAAAAAGGGTCTTTGTTTCATACATATACTGTTTGCTCCTACTATGCATTTGCCACAGTTAACTGTGGTGTCACAAATAAGATAACTTCAGGTGAAGAACAAACATCAGGAGCAGACGGGGAAACAAAGAACTACATGGACAGAATATCTGTGGTACACTGGAAAGGGATGGACATGCTGCTTGCGTTCTGTCTAGCCTTGTTTTATTGTTCTGCAAGATGGTTGGATAACAATCATTCATTCACAAGGTATGTGTTTTGATGTGCCAAATTTTATTACATGAAACAAAGTGCTCGAAACTGCCTTTGACGAAGGGTCATGAAACCCTGGTAAATATTAGAAATGGTTCTAAAAAATACTAAGAAAATACAGAATCTGTGGAATCATTTGATGTTAGCTGTTACAATGTGAAAGGTCCTTGAATCAAACTGTGCTTTCACACTATCAAATATGCTGTAGTCTCTTTATTGCCAACCCactacaatggaaaaaaaatctattactactttacttttttaaagaagtgATCTTTAAATCAGAGCCTTATCCCCACTGGGATCAGAACTGTGTCAGTTAGTTATATTGATGCATGGAAGCTGCTAAGGAGAGTTATAGCATATTTGGCTCAAGTGTTTTAAGTATAGGTGAAGGTGCTGTGCTTCTGGTTCTCTTTGTGGACAGGAACGGTTTCCACCATTTTCCTGCCATGATATCAGCTGTCGCTTAAATGTGGCTCTTGCATTAGAATAAATGGATCCAAAGAAATGGAACCAGCTTTAATAGAAAGTGTAAAATGTTTGTTCCTGTTCTAAACTGATTTGCCTATCTGTAGGTGGCTGACTAAAGGTTTTCATTATCTCCTGCCAGGTATTTTTTACAGGGTGTCTAATCTATTCATTCTCCTTCATGATCATGTTCAATAGTTCTAGGTATGGGTTTCCCTTGTGCAGGTTTTGGAGTTAGGTTTTGACAGTCAGCAGACATTGGGCACCAGACAGacacaggctgctgctgttggATCTTCTACCCCCTTCTTACAGAGGAATTGGGCAAAACTTCTTAACTGCATCTTTGGGCAGAACCCTTAGTTGGGATTGCTCAGTGAACtgcagggtgttttgtttttcccccctcccaccgaGAAATGTCCTAGTTTGTTAGAAAAGAGCTGTACATCACGTTTCCTGCATACTTTCCAGGGTCAACCCTACCATGGAGAGACTGTCTCCAAAAATAAACTCAAATGAAAGAGAGACCTGAAATCAGTGCTACATGAAGTGTTTTTAGCCACCAAACTGAGCTTCATTTCATGTTTGGGCTCCCTGAGATTTGCCTCTGAGTCCTTGGCATACATTGCAGTTGCTAAGAGACCGCTATGGTAACTTATGATCCTGAGAAGGAGAGGGCTAAGCCAAACATCTAGCATTCTCAGAATGTGCAGGTGGAAAATTCTTTAGGAAACTACTGGGGAACTATAACTGaaataagaaatatttcctttctgtAGCCAGTAGAAAAGAGACTTCAGACCATCCTACCAAAGGGAAATACTCCCTTCAAGGCTTCAGTTCTTCTCAGATTTCTAGGGCTTGATGGCAGCTATTGTAGAGAAGTCTAGAAGCAAAGCCAGTTCCACAAGTAAGCAAACAAAAATCCCACCTGACTCTCTGCTCCACTTGCCCACGGACCAGAGCCCTCATTCAGTTTGCAGAATCTACACCTTCACATCAGACAGATGAGTTCTAGCTAGAGCCTGGCTTAAACCTACCTCCTGTCACTATCCTACAGATGAGCAGTTGACTAATCTTGCATCAGAAGATTCTTGaaaggagcagcacagctgcttaATCTTCAGAGATCCACCAAGTAGCATTGTGGAGGCTTAACTTGGTATTTTGAGGCCTGCAAAAAGGTGGTAGATTCTAAGACCTGTGCAGCCATCATCCTTTTATCAGGTGCTCTGCAGAAAGTGCTGTGTAATTATTGCGGAGTCACTCTGAGGTCAGATCAGGTGTGACCAATTAACTCCAGTGTAGAAGCATGTGGCTCTGGAGTGCCTCACTTGAAGGCAGAGGGAAGCAGGGACAGAAGCACTGCAGGGAAATCTTCAAACTGCCAAACTCAAGGAAACTCACTTAAGGTTAGGTGCACGTTCCTTTTTGTTACCAAAAATGTCAaaccggggggggagggaggtttaaGTCTGGGCTTTAGGGAACATGTGTGTATGCTCTGTTCAGAACAGTTAGTTAGTTACAATGCCATAATGAAAATGGCACTCAAACTGCTTCAGCCACTATCTTTGTCTTGCCATCAAAGTAACATTTCATCAGCGTGACATTCTGTCTATGAAGCTAGTGCTGTGCGTTGCATGCCTACAAAATTGTCTTAAGATTAGACCATCCTTGAAGTAAATACTTCTTCATAGGTCACAAGATTGCATTTGTTTCCTTCTGTCCTAACTCTGTACCTTAAGAGGAAAATAGCATCAGCTGGATGTAAGGAAAATTAATTCATTCCAAgtaaatttcaaaagtgccttcaGAAAGTCCACAGCTGTCTGTGCCATATATCGCTATTGGGGAAAAAGGTCCTTTGAATCATCAGTTGTCTTATGGCTGAAATTATGTGGTGAAGAAATTTATCATTCTAAGCACCCTTTCTTTCTGTAATCTATTATTGTCCATCATACCCGAGCCACATCAGCATTCTGGGCAGGAAAATCTCAGGCCAACTATGAAAAAATTGGCAAGGGAGGAAACTGGTCCTCCAGCCATATGGACACTGCACAATTAATGCACAGACTGCAGTGACGGATGCTGCTTTTGTTGGACAGGTACTGCATGCAGTAATATGctctccacccacaccccaaaTTCCGTCCTGTACATCTAGATCTGCTGCTTCCCTTAGCGCATCCTTTGGATTTCACCACTATTAAAATTCCATACTAAGAAATGGTAAAGCCAGATATGAGTACAGCAGAGAGAGACTTCCCTACCTGACATGTTTTTCTTCCCTTCACCTCCTCAGATTTTAATGTAATTTGGCCAACATTGGGTGGTTTATGCTCTGCAGACACAGTGGGAAATGTTAAGGGAAAGCATTCTCAACTACAAGACTTCCATGACATTAGTTCTCTGCAtattttatagcacatgaaaCACGTGCTCTGGCAGTGATTCTAGGGGACACAGCCAAGCCCTATTTCTGCTAACTGACATGTTTGATTCTGCCTCCAAAATTTTGCAGAGGAAACccattggaaaaagaaaaatcaggtaagcaaatttgtctttttttttttttttttttttttttgcactagaTAGACTGGTGTCTTGGTGATTCTTGTTTATTTCTTAGCGATGGAGGAGAAAGGACTACTTCAGTGGGGGAATATCAGAGATGGCTTGTCTCATGATGTTTACAGGCCCCTTTAGATGTCATTGTAAATGCTCTTGCTCTCAGCTGACAGAACTGAAAGCCTGTCAAGGAAGGAGAAATGGCTTCTGATGTTCCCGGATAGCTACTTTATTAGCTTCTAGCTTCCTAGCATACAGTAGGATGACATAGCTGAAGAAAATTAGTACACCTGAGACTGTCAGCCTTGTATTCATTGAAAATGAAAAGTAGTTTGATCAGTTTGTGTAAAAACATATCCATCCTTCTTTCCTCTCAAAAGATTGGAGCTCTCCCTcaggaaagaaatgaaaactgCTTCTGCTCTTTTAGCAATTGCTTCTGATTTTCCCTGCTTCAGAGCAAAGTGCAGCTGTATCATTGTATCTTCTACTTGATAGATCACTTGAAGTTTAGAAACTGAGAGAAATGTTCCACTTATTTAACACCTAAAATGGACATTTTTAGGGGAGTTGACAGGCTGACCTTGGTTCTGCTAGTGCTTGTATCCAGTGTAGCTGAATGGCTTGGGACTTGCTTATCAGCTACCACAGTGTTAAGCTATATACGTGAAGAAC
This sequence is a window from Chelonoidis abingdonii isolate Lonesome George chromosome 7, CheloAbing_2.0, whole genome shotgun sequence. Protein-coding genes within it:
- the LSM11 gene encoding U7 snRNA-associated Sm-like protein LSm11 translates to MPLHEGSPLGELHRCVRDGVKVNVHIRTFKGLRGVCTGFLVAFDKFWNMALTDVDETYRKPVLGKAFYSEPQLTLTRLFDRLKLQESLIKKGADSRTATEEPALTNESKTLGRKAGSGWGRAEDECGMQKFLGGAGEKTTNDNLHLAVRNKADLPSRTPQTEGTSAGGANAKGQPWKKRRPKVDYQQVFTRHINQIFIRGENVLLVHLAH